From the genome of Mycobacterium dioxanotrophicus, one region includes:
- a CDS encoding phenylalanine 4-monooxygenase, translating to MFEEAQLYAPVTRSGDDVTVHLAADHPGAVDPEYRTRRNEIAALAMDWRPGTPPPIATYTDAEQEVWRIACAELHKLHRRLACAAYLEGRERLQLPEDHIPQLIDVNTMLRPLTGFQYVPAAGLVPLREFYGFLADGIFHSTQYLRHHSVPLYTPEPDLIHEVVGHGNCLAHDRFAALYRLAGQAARRVETAEALEFISKVFWFSLEFGVVREHGEVRTYGAGLLSSYGEIQQIEHAELRALDVGRMGVQTYDITHYQPVLFCAEGFDEIEDVVGAFFTDVDDAMVDHLLHDASAPT from the coding sequence ATGTTCGAGGAAGCTCAGCTGTACGCACCGGTGACGCGGTCGGGAGATGACGTCACCGTTCACCTGGCCGCCGACCACCCAGGTGCGGTCGACCCCGAATACCGAACCCGCCGCAACGAGATAGCCGCGCTCGCCATGGACTGGCGGCCGGGCACGCCACCACCGATCGCGACATACACCGACGCGGAGCAGGAGGTCTGGCGCATCGCCTGCGCTGAACTGCACAAGCTGCACCGGCGGCTGGCCTGCGCGGCGTACCTGGAGGGCCGTGAGCGGCTCCAACTACCCGAAGACCACATTCCGCAACTCATCGACGTCAACACGATGCTCAGACCGCTCACCGGCTTTCAGTACGTGCCGGCAGCCGGCCTGGTGCCGCTGCGCGAGTTCTACGGATTCCTGGCCGATGGGATTTTCCACTCCACCCAGTACCTACGGCACCACTCCGTGCCGCTGTACACACCAGAGCCTGACCTGATCCACGAGGTGGTCGGGCACGGCAACTGTCTGGCTCACGATCGTTTCGCGGCCCTCTACCGGCTGGCCGGACAGGCGGCGCGGCGCGTGGAAACGGCTGAGGCGCTCGAGTTCATCTCGAAGGTCTTCTGGTTCTCCCTGGAATTCGGTGTGGTGCGCGAGCACGGGGAAGTGCGCACCTACGGCGCCGGGCTGCTTTCCTCATACGGCGAGATCCAGCAGATCGAGCATGCCGAACTCCGCGCGCTCGACGTCGGCCGAATGGGTGTTCAGACCTACGACATCACGCACTACCAGCCGGTGCTCTTCTGCGCCGAAGGATTCGATGAGATCGAAGACGTGGTCGGCGCGTTCTTCACCGATGTCGATGACGCTATGGTCGACCACCTGCTACATGACGCTTCTGCGCCGACCTGA
- a CDS encoding DUF1942 domain-containing protein: MAFSQIASKTTAVATGIVTAAVLAAAPALADPEALQFGQSAEIPSPGGAIEYTVSNLQPSGHNDGIWYSDVTAQAVNGFPTPNISDFNARAVNSSTYADMKGNETDGLPNQPIAPGSQTSGRIYFDVRGGTAPDSVVYRDAGGTDKVVWKG; encoded by the coding sequence ATGGCGTTCTCACAGATCGCATCGAAAACGACGGCAGTTGCCACCGGGATCGTGACAGCAGCAGTGTTGGCAGCGGCACCGGCGCTGGCCGACCCCGAAGCGCTGCAGTTCGGCCAATCGGCAGAGATACCCAGCCCCGGTGGCGCCATCGAGTACACCGTGAGCAACTTGCAGCCCAGTGGTCACAATGACGGTATCTGGTACTCGGATGTCACGGCCCAGGCTGTGAACGGCTTTCCCACCCCCAACATTTCCGATTTCAACGCGCGGGCAGTCAACAGCTCGACCTATGCGGACATGAAGGGTAACGAGACGGACGGTCTACCCAACCAACCGATCGCGCCGGGCAGCCAAACATCAGGCCGGATCTACTTCGACGTGCGTGGCGGTACAGCACCCGACAGCGTTGTTTATCGCGACGCCGGCGGCACCGACAAGGTCGTCTGGAAGGGCTGA
- a CDS encoding QcrA and Rieske domain-containing protein, protein MTGTGHTAEPHERSGAASRRGVLIGAGAVAAGMVVTACGGKESSPSGGQPASSEPSPTAAAAPVSVKAADVPVGGGVVLKEPKIVVTQPQPGQFKAFTAVCTHKQCLVSKVADGTIDCPCHGSRFSDIDGSVVKGPAEQPLAPKTVTTTGDTLTIS, encoded by the coding sequence ATGACAGGGACCGGGCACACAGCCGAACCGCACGAGCGGTCGGGCGCGGCGAGCCGCCGTGGCGTTCTCATCGGCGCCGGAGCGGTCGCCGCCGGGATGGTCGTCACCGCCTGCGGCGGTAAGGAATCCTCGCCGTCGGGCGGCCAGCCCGCGAGCAGTGAGCCGAGCCCGACGGCCGCCGCGGCACCCGTATCGGTGAAGGCGGCCGACGTGCCCGTGGGTGGGGGCGTCGTGCTCAAAGAGCCCAAGATCGTCGTCACCCAACCGCAGCCCGGCCAGTTCAAGGCCTTCACGGCGGTCTGCACACACAAGCAGTGCCTGGTGTCGAAAGTCGCCGATGGCACCATCGACTGCCCATGCCATGGCAGCCGATTCAGCGATATCGACGGCTCGGTCGTCAAGGGGCCGGCCGAGCAGCCGCTGGCACCGAAGACGGTCACCACGACCGGAGACACACTCACCATCAGCTGA